The genomic region GCGCTCGCGGAGAACTCATTCAAAAGATCCGGCGTGCGGTGCGCCGAGACGATCCCGAATTCATGCGGCACATCGAACTTCGCCAGAATTTCGACGGCGTGGCGCATGGTGTCCCAATCGGACTTGCTGCCCATAATCACGGCGACCAGAGGCGCGCGCTGCGGTTCGCTCATACCGACACCCCTTCCGTCTCCCCGCCATAGCACGAGTAGAAGTACGGGGTCTCCGCTTCAAACTCGGCGGCGCAGGTGTCCACCATCTTGTAGATCGGCGCGCAGTGCGCCGTTTTGCGCCAGGCGCGAAGCTGGGTCTCTTTCACACCGAGGACATCGGCCAGATGCCGGTCGGCAAAGCCCTTGTTCTTGGCGGCCACCAGCAGCGCCTGCGCCTCTTCGTCGAGCGTCTCCACGTGATGGAAACGCGCGGACTGTTCGCGCAGCTTGGCCTCAAACTGGACGAGCCGCTGGATCTTGGTCAGGAACCAGGGATCGACGCCGCTCAGGTCCGCGACTTCCTCTACCAACAGCCCACGGTGGAAGGCTTCAGCGATCAGGAAGAGGCGCTGGTCGGTCGCGCTTTGCAGGCCGGCCTCAATCTCCATGTCCGTCAGCAAGTCGCCGTTCTTGGGACGCAGCCCGACCTGTCCGATTTCCAGACTTCGGATGGCCTTGAACAAGCCGCCCTCAAAGGTGCGGTCGATCGCCATGACTTCGCCCGTCGCCTTCATCTGCGTGGTGATCCGGCGGTCGGCGGCGGTGAACTTATCGAATGGCCAGCGTGGGATCTTGACGATGATGTAGTCCAGAGCCGGCTCGAAGCACGCCAGCGTCTTCTTGGTGACGGCGTTCTGGATCTCGTCCAGCCGCAACCCGATGGCGATCTTGGAGGCCACGCGGGCGATGGGATAACCCGTCGCCTTACTCGCCAGCGCCGACGAGCGCGAGACGCGCGGGTTCACTTCGATGATGTAGTAGTTGAAGGAGTCGGGATCGAGCGCCATCTGCACGTTGCAGCCGCCTTCGATGCCGAGCGCCCGGATGATCTTGAGCGACGCCGTGCGCATCATCTGATACTCTTTGTCCGAGAGCGTCTGCGACGGCGCCACAACGATCGAGTCGCCCGTGTGCATGCCCATGGGATCGAAGTTCTCCATGTTGCAGACGGTGATGCAGGTGTCGGCGGCGTCGCGCATCACCTCATACTCGATCTCTTTCCAGCCGGTCAGATAGCGCTCGACCATAACCTGATGGCTCGGCGACAGCTTCAAACCGCGCGACCCGATCTCGACCAACTGCTCGGGCGTGCGGGCGATCCCGCCGCCGGTGCCGCCGAGCGTATAGGCGGGGCGAACGATCAGCGGCCATGGGTTGCCTTCGGCCTTCGACAGTTCGACCAGCGCGCCCTCATCTTCAATAATCCAGGATTCGGGGACCGGCTCGCCGATTTCGCGCATCAGCGACCGGAAGATCTCGCGATCTTCCGCCTTGCGAATGGTGGCGAGCGGCGTGCCGAGAAGCTTGACATTGTACTTCTCCAGAATGCCCGCCTCGGCCAGCGCGATCGCCATATTCAAGCCCGTCTGGCCGCCCAGCGTCGGCAGCAGTCCGTCGGGACGCTCCTTGGCGATGATCCGCTCGATAAACTCCACGGTCAGCGGCTCGATATAAACGGCGTCGGCGGTCTCGGGATCCGTCATGATCGTCGCCGGATTCGAGTTGACGAGGACGACCGAAACGCCCTCTTCGCGCAGCGACTGGCACGCCTGCGTGCCGGCATAGTCAAACTCGGCCGCCTGGCCGATAATGATCGGCCCGCTGCCGATCACAAGCACTTTCTTCACATCTGGGTTCTTTGGCATAATAGTCTTTCCGTCAGGGGAGCGAGGCCCTCACCCCCCGGCCCCCTCTCCCAATTTTTGGGAGAGGGGGAGTCAGAGTTTTAAGTTAAGATCTTTGGATCTTTGATCCAACTCTTAACCCTCTCCCCGAATGAAGAGAGTTGGCGAAGGGCCGGGTGAGGGCCTTCCTCGCCTTCAATTCAAATGTCCGTTCCAAGCTCCGCGCGCGCCGTCCTGGATTCGCTGTCGGATACGGCCGTAGTGGTAGATCTCGCGCTCCATCGCATGCCAGATCAGCCACGCGACCGTCATATTCGTTTCCGGCCGATTTTCCTTCGGGTCGGCGGGAACGGTCCGCACCGCCCGCAGGCCCTCGCGTGAGAAGGGCTCCATGATCAGTTCTTCCAGCTCACGCGTCGCCTCCAGCAGCTCCACGAGCGCGCGCGACGTCCCGTAATCCGCGCGCCTTGGAACTTCGTATTCGTTGCCGCCAATGAGGCGCCCCACGAAGAAACGCGCCTCGGTCACAAACTCCAGCACAATCTCGGCGACCGACGGCAGCGGCGGCGCGGGCCGCATGAGGATCTGCGGCTCGGTCAGCGATTCAATCGCGTCGATCAGCTCTTGATGGATATCTCCCCAAAAGGGGTAGAGTTCGTTGAGTTGCATTAGGATGCCCCCCGGCCCCCACAGGGGTTGCAAACCATGTTTTCGAAAACGTGTCGTCCGAATCTTTATTGCGCCAGCATCTTTATGGTTTGCAACCCCTGTGGGGGCCGGGGGGCATCCTACCGAACCCGATAAATATCCACCACATAACGCCCGTCGCCGCCCAGTTCCACCGCCCCCACAAAGTGCTCCGGCGTCACCAGCTTCGGATAGTGCGCAATCCACCATCCTCGCCACTTCGGCGCGCGCGTCACGGCGATATGGGTCGCATTCAAACGCTCGACGGGATGGTCGTCGTTCGACAACCCCGGCTGCACCGGCGCCGCCGTATACTTTGTATCCAGACAAATCTCCGGAGCAAAATCTCCCACCATACGGACATCGGACGATATTCCCAGCATGCGGACGATATCGGAAGGCATGGAAAAGATTGTCACGCTTCGCTCCGTCTCTTGCTTTACGATCCAGGCGCCGCTGACGGCGAGGAATACGCAGACGCAAGCGATGCGCGGCAATCGTCCAATCGATTGCGCCCCCATCGCGGCCAGGGCGCAGAGCGCCGGCAGGAACAGCACATAATAACGGCTCGGCGCGTAATTCGAGAGCAGACAGAAGGCGACGCCGCCAGCGATCCAACCCCACATCAGCCATGACGCCCGACTGCGCACACGTCGCGCGGCGATAGCGGCCAGCACAATCACGGATGGCAGGAACGCGCAGAGATATGGCAACAGACCGCGCTCACCGTCCCAGAATGCGCGCCGGATATTCAGCCACACAGAGAGCAACGTGCGCGGAAGGATCTGATGCGATACGAAGTATGCGTTCATGCGCCGCAACTCACGGCCATGCGGGATCGTCCAGACAATGGCTTCGATCCCAAGCACAACGCCTAATCCTGCAAGGCTCCAGAAGCCAGCGCGGTGTTCAGCAGGATTCCCTCGCCAGCAACAAGCAATCAGAATGGCGGGCGCGGCGATCCCGGCGAGCGATTTAAAGACAATCGCAACGCCTAAACTCATTCCCGCCGCCGCAAACCATATGGCGCGCTTTCGCCCATCGGCGCTTTCGCCGTACGCCCAGCTCGTGAAGGCCGCCACCAACCAAAAGGTCGTCGGAGTTTCCTGCAAGGCCATTCGGTTATAAAGCAGATACGGCGCCGCGAACGCGAGAAACAGCAGGCCGAGATCCGCCACAGAGCGCCCCACGCTGCGGCGCAGGCCCAGCCATAACAGCAACAGCGTTAATAGGCTGAACGCGAGGGAAACGCCGCGCGCGATCAGAACATCCACACCGAAGCCAGACTGTCGGAACGCCGCTTCCTGAATGAAGCTGAGCAGCGGCGAAAGCAGACGGTCGTGAAAGTTGCCCGGCGCCAGCGTTCCGAAGAGCGCGCGATGGCGCGCATCCAGGGTGTAAAACCCCTCGTCGGTGAAGATCCCGCTGCTCCACGA from Capsulimonas corticalis harbors:
- a CDS encoding ArnT family glycosyltransferase → MLLALIVLTAIVVRVIGVADDPPMWLSWSSGIFTDEGFYTLDARHRALFGTLAPGNFHDRLLSPLLSFIQEAAFRQSGFGVDVLIARGVSLAFSLLTLLLLWLGLRRSVGRSVADLGLLFLAFAAPYLLYNRMALQETPTTFWLVAAFTSWAYGESADGRKRAIWFAAAGMSLGVAIVFKSLAGIAAPAILIACCWRGNPAEHRAGFWSLAGLGVVLGIEAIVWTIPHGRELRRMNAYFVSHQILPRTLLSVWLNIRRAFWDGERGLLPYLCAFLPSVIVLAAIAARRVRSRASWLMWGWIAGGVAFCLLSNYAPSRYYVLFLPALCALAAMGAQSIGRLPRIACVCVFLAVSGAWIVKQETERSVTIFSMPSDIVRMLGISSDVRMVGDFAPEICLDTKYTAAPVQPGLSNDDHPVERLNATHIAVTRAPKWRGWWIAHYPKLVTPEHFVGAVELGGDGRYVVDIYRVR
- a CDS encoding DinB family protein, with translation MQLNELYPFWGDIHQELIDAIESLTEPQILMRPAPPLPSVAEIVLEFVTEARFFVGRLIGGNEYEVPRRADYGTSRALVELLEATRELEELIMEPFSREGLRAVRTVPADPKENRPETNMTVAWLIWHAMEREIYHYGRIRQRIQDGARGAWNGHLN
- the carB gene encoding carbamoyl-phosphate synthase large subunit; translated protein: MPKNPDVKKVLVIGSGPIIIGQAAEFDYAGTQACQSLREEGVSVVLVNSNPATIMTDPETADAVYIEPLTVEFIERIIAKERPDGLLPTLGGQTGLNMAIALAEAGILEKYNVKLLGTPLATIRKAEDREIFRSLMREIGEPVPESWIIEDEGALVELSKAEGNPWPLIVRPAYTLGGTGGGIARTPEQLVEIGSRGLKLSPSHQVMVERYLTGWKEIEYEVMRDAADTCITVCNMENFDPMGMHTGDSIVVAPSQTLSDKEYQMMRTASLKIIRALGIEGGCNVQMALDPDSFNYYIIEVNPRVSRSSALASKATGYPIARVASKIAIGLRLDEIQNAVTKKTLACFEPALDYIIVKIPRWPFDKFTAADRRITTQMKATGEVMAIDRTFEGGLFKAIRSLEIGQVGLRPKNGDLLTDMEIEAGLQSATDQRLFLIAEAFHRGLLVEEVADLSGVDPWFLTKIQRLVQFEAKLREQSARFHHVETLDEEAQALLVAAKNKGFADRHLADVLGVKETQLRAWRKTAHCAPIYKMVDTCAAEFEAETPYFYSCYGGETEGVSV